The genomic segment AGTTTTGATTACCGGAGATTTTATAAAACTATTTAATGAAACATCATTAATAGTTGTTGCAAACGGTCCGCTAATTATAGAACAATACATTATAATTTTGTTATTTTATGCTATAGTTACGCCTTTCATAGTATACACCTTACGGAGGACATCTTAAAATGAATACCAAATATATTACTGTAATAAACATAAGATGAGGAGAGAATAGTATGAAAAAAACATTATATATATTTTTTGTAATTGTCACATTTATTTCATTATCAGGATGCCAAAAGTCTGACTTTTACAATAAAGATTTTACGGGAATGTTTGGTAATACATCAGAAAACGTTTGTCAGGGAGGCCTAATGGCAAGCACAGACGAATACATATATCTTCCACTAAAAGACGTTGTCATAGAAATAAGCAGAAAAACTGGAGAGTCTGTAGTGTTGGAGAACATCGCCCCTGAGTTTGGATATATCAATGTAGTCGATGGGTATTTATTTTATAATGCGAGCAGTAGTGAGAAAAATAGAAGAGGGCTTGTTGTCCAATCATTAGATGGTAAGTTTTTCAGACAGATTTCAAAAACGAGTTACTACCCATTTATAGTTTTCGAAGAATGGATATATGCCACAAATTTACGAGGGGGAAATCTTTATAAAATTAATATTAAAAATTCAAAAATCACTGTGCTTGCTGAAGAACCGGTAGAAGAATTCACCTTGCACGACAATGGTATATTTTATAATAATGGCAAGGAGCTTTATTCAATTAGCCTTGACGGGAAAAATAAGCAGAGGTTACTATCTGACGTGGAATTAAAATCACTAATATACATAAAGAAGGATAATACCCTTATATTTATAAATTCCTCTCAAAAAAATCAAATATGCTCATTTAATATAAATACTAAGGAACTTTCCTACATAAAAAATGGTGAGTATAAGCTTATCCAGATGTTTGGGGATAATGAAATCGTAGCTTTGGATAGTACTGGATTAATGCAGTCTTTTTCATTGCTTGATGGACACGTTGATATGGAAATATCAGGAGTGACTAATTTTCAGATTTTTGATCAGACCTTGTATTATTTCGACGAATCAAAATCCGTGTATTGCATCACTGGGAAAAATCAAAAGCCAACTATAGTTTATTCTTCAGAAGGGGAAATCTCAAACTAATAAACTAATATCTTGATTTTTTGGAGTGTAATCAATTTGCTGGACACAAAGAAAGCTTGTATAATAGACAAAAGAAAGGATGTGTCCACAAATGGCACCAAGCACTAATTTCACTACTGAATATAAAAAGGAAATTATAAAGTTGGTTACAGAAAAACAAAAATCCATTAGAGAAGTTGCAATAAGTATTGGAGTAACTGAAACAACAATAAGAGATTGGATAAAAAAGTATAACCAGCATGGAGAAGATGCATTTCCAGGGAAGGGTAATCTTCGACCTGAAGATGAAGAACTCCGTACATTGAAAAAAAGACTAAAAGATCTAGAAGAAGAAAATGAAATACTAAAAAAAGCCATGGCCATCTTCAGTCGAGACGTGAAGTAAAATATAAGTTTATTAAGGAAAACAGCTCCAGATTTTGCGTTTTGAAGATGTGCCAAATATTTAATGTCTCAAGGAGCTCATTTTATGAATGGCAAAAACGACCTGAAAATAATAGAACGAAGAAAGATAAAGATTTAATTATAATAATAAATAGGATACATAAAGAATCTTATGAGACCTATGGGCAGAAAAGAATAAAATTCCAGTTAATTGAAGAAGGAATACTTTGTTCAAGAAGAAGGATTAAGAGGTTGATGAACGAAAATGGAATTGTAAGCAGATTAAAGAGAAAATACAAAGCAACAACAAATTCTAATCATAACTACCTAGTTGCTCCTAACCTTTTAAATCAAGACTTTAGTGCAAATAATCCAAATGAAAAATGGGTTGGAGATATAACCTATATACCAACCGATGAGGGATGGCTCTATCTTGCTAGTATTGAAGACTTATTTAGTAAAAAAGTAGTCGGCTGGTCTTTAGGTTCAAGAATTACTAAGGAGTTAACTATTTCAGCACTCACTCAGGCAATAACACGTGAAAAGCCTGATAACAGCTTGATATTCCACTCAAATCGTGGAAGCCAATATGCGGCTTTTGAATATCAAGAGAAACTAAGAGAAAGACAAATAAAGCAGAGTATGAGCAGGAAGGGGAATTGCTTTGATAATGCTTGTGCTGAAAGCTTTTTCGCAACATTAAAAAAAGATATAATTCATGGAAGAAAGTTCAAAACTCGTGAATAAGCCAAACTAATAATTATTGAATATATTGAGACCTTTTATAATTTCAAAAGAATACATTCAGCATTAGGTAATATGTCACCAATAGAATTTGAAAAGGAATATAGGAAGAAACATATAGCTTAGGGTTAAACTTTAATGTTATATAAGAATAAAGCATTTCTTACTGTATTGATTCCAAATATTACACTATTTTATATTTAATCCCGTTGAAGAGGCGTGTGTAAAAGGTTGCAAAATAAATTTTAAGAAAAGTTATGAAAAATCGAGATTTCGCAAGCTTTTATGTGTCTAATTTAAAATATACACTCCAAAATGGAAGTTATTCAATTAATAGGATTGTTGGTAAAGACCTGGGATGCTTAATTTGTTCAAAAGAAGGACTTTAGCAAAAAAATGTCGAATAATTTATAAATAAAATTATCCGGAGGTATTATGCTTTCGATGAATATACAAAGCCAATACGTATATTTAAAGGATATATCTTATGATGATATTGAAAAAATTCTCAAATGGTATAGCCGGGTAGATCATTTTAAGTATGCCACAGGAAAAGATATACCTGTTGAAATAAACGAGTTGACCTCAATATATAAGGAGTCGGTTGAATCGGATAGCGAATTTTTCACAGGGATTTATAAAAAAGACAGTAATCAAATGATAGGAATACTAAAAGGGAGACTAGAGTCTACACATAAAAATAAAGTTTGGATAAGAACAATTGTCATAGACCCTCACCACCAAAGAAAAGGATATGGGAGGGAATCTGTGAGACTAAGCCTTTCTTATCTTAAAGCTAAAGGAAACGCCTCGGAAGCATATTTAGCGGTTGCTGAAGAGAACGTTAAGGGCAGACAGTTTTGGGAGGCATTAGGGTTTGATTTTTATAAAAAGATGTTTAGTTGTGTGAAAATTGCCGATAAACAATGTGAAGTAGTAATAATGCAAAAAAAACTATAAAAAATTTAAATACTTTAAATATCAATAAGATTTTACCAAGGTTTGATTTGACAAACTATGTCAAGATGTATATAATATCATTGAAGTAAAAACTTAATAAATAGCTGAATCTTCCCTTGGGATAGGGAAGTACGGAGGAACCAATATTTTTGGGGTTAATCTATCAATAGATAGTAGGGGTGATCCTATTACCCGAACCCGACAGCTAACTTCGGAAGCTATAAATAGGAGGAATATATGTTTAGTTTCAAAAGGGCACTTACTTGTGTAAGTGTGTCTCTAGCGTTGTCTTTTGCAGTAGCAGCATATGCCGGTGCAGAAGGTAACCAAACAGGTGTTGTTAAAGGTGACATATTAAATATCAGAAAGTCACCAAGTACTTCTTCAGAGGTTCTCGAACAGTTAGAAAAAGGGATGAAGGTTACAATTATCAGCAGTAGCAACGGATGGTACAAAGTATCATACAATGGTATTACTGGGTGGGTTAGCAGTGAATTTGTTACTGTAAAGCAAGTTTCATCCAGCTCAGCAACAATTAATGAAGATGACGTCAACTTAAGAGAGAAGGCAACTACTGATGCTTTAGTACTTAAAACATTCAGCAAAGGAACAAGTGTTAGTGTATTAAGTTCTTCAGACAACTGGTATAAGGTTCGTACTTCTGATGGGAAAATAGGTTGGGTTTTCAAAGATTTTGTCAGTGTAAAATCAACTGGTTCCAGTACTGTCAGCCCTACAAAATCATCTTCAGCTAAAAAGACTACATCAAGGGGTACAACAGAACAACAAAGAGATATCTCCCAATCAGATGATGACGGTAAGGAAGATGCAGTTACTGATTCTGTGTCCGATACCCGCCAGCAGCTTATTGCATATGCAAAGAAGTTTCTGGGTGTGAGATATGTTTATGGTGGAAGTTCACCAAAAGGGTTTGATTGTTCCGGCTTTGTTTTATATGTTAACAATCATTTCGGTATTAACTTGGAACGCGTTGCGGCCGACCAGGCTAAACAGGGAACCAAGGTAAGCAGAGCGAACTTAAGACCTGGTGATCTTGTATTCTTTGATACAAATGGTGGAAGAAATTATATTAATCACGTAGGAATCTATATTGGTGATGGCATGTTTATTCATGCTTCATCAGGTTCGAATGCTCGTAAAGTTGTTATAAGCAATCTGGGTGAAGGTTTTTATTCCAATGCTTATATGAGTGCAAGAAGGTTTTTGAAATAACAACACCAAATCATGGAGCTCCTTTAACAAGGAGCTTTTTTTACTGTCTGAGAAATTATGGTGTATACTACACTACAATCTTGTGAATATTGAACAGGAGGAATACTGTCAGTATGAAAAGACCGTTATTGTTATTTTCACTGTTCCTTATTGTGGGTATTTACGTTGCTCAGTTTGGCAATTTGCCTCTATTCATTATGACTTCAATGTTGGTTATGTCTGCTCTTTCGATTGTTTATCTTCATAACAAGAAAAATATTGTTATTCTTATAGGTGCATTGATTTTCTTCTTTGCAGGTGCAGCCGAATTCACAGTAATAAATAAAATCACTCTTGATAAATTCAAGGAATTTTCAGGTAAAGATATGCAGGTATTAGGATTTGTATGCACAGAGCCGGATATTAAAGAGTCTAAGACGGTATACACGGTCAGAACTGATGAGATAAAATCAGAGGGTAAAAGCTTTAAGATAAAGGGGAAGCTTCTTGTTACTGTTCCAAATAAGGATGATACACCGATTTTGGAATATGGGATGGATTTGACTGTTAATGGGAAAATCAGCATTCCTGACGGTAAAAGGATTCCAGGAGGTTTTGACTACAGAAGGCACCTGTTAAAATCAGGAGTTTCAGCAACGGTTTATACAAGGGGTGATAGTATTAAATTTATGGATTCCTCCAGTGTAAACCCCTTTGTTAAGGTTGGGATGGATTTAAGAAAACGGATAATAGGAACAATAAAGCCATGCCTGCCCAAGGAACAAGCTGCACTCCTTTGCGGTATGCTGATAGGATTTACCGAAGATATGAGTGACGAAATGGTGGATGCATTCAGTGATGCCGGTTTGTCACACTTAACTGCAGTTTCAGGTATGAACATCGCCTTTATAGTTTTTCCTCTTGTTTTTGTTTTCAAAAGGATGAGGTTATCGCAAAAGGCATCTAATATCACCATAATTGGTATACTTATCATGTTTCTCTTCATAACAGGGTTTTCACCATCAGTTACAAGGGCTGTAATCATGGCTGTAATAATTCTTATAGGCCAGCTTTTAAGAAGAGAAACGGATATATATACAAGCATATCATTTGCATTAATTCTTCTGCTTTTATACAATCCATACACATTGTTTGACATAGGGTTTCAGCTCTCCTTCGCAGCTACACTTTCACTGGTGCTGTTTTATAAGTACATTAAGAGTAAGCTGGATTTTAAGTTCTTACCTTCTTTTGTTTCAGATGTTATGGCGGCTACCCTAGCAGCCCAATTGGGTGTAGTTCCTATTAGTACTATGTATTTCAATAAAATCTCCATTATATCGCTGATTTCAAATCTAGTAGTTGTTCCTCTGGTTGAGGTCATAACAATACTTGGCATAATAATGGTTATTATAGGGCAAATAAGCACTTTTCCGGCAGAGTTGTTAGGACTGGTATGCAATACATTTCTATCATTTATCCTCTATGTAGCAAAGATATCATCCGAAATACCTTTTGCGGTGATAAAAATAACAACACCTTCAATATTTGGGCTACTAATCTACTATTTGTGCATTATATATTTCCTATGGCTTAAGCCTACATATGAAATAAATCTAAAGCCAAGGTATTATGTCATATCTATATCGATAATTACTTTGATATTCACTGTAACTTCTTTTATTCCGAAGGATTTGAAAATTGTTTTTATTGATGTAGGTGAGGGAGATTCCCAACTAATAGTCACAAGTGATGGCAAAACCATACTTGTAGATGGAGGAGGATTTGCCTCAAAGACAGATTTTAAGCATAATATGGGGGATTATGCGGTGGTCCCGTTTTTATATGACTATGGGGTTGCAAGGTTGGATATGGTCATTTCAACTCACGGTGATGATGACCACCTTCAGGGGTTATTGACGGTCTTTAAGGATATAAGGGTGGATAACCTTATAATAGCTGACGGTATGGATTTAAAGCCTTACGTGGGCCTTTTGAAACTTGCAGAGGCACAAAAGACATCTACTAAAATGTGTAAGGCTGGAGATGAAATTGTTTTGGACAGTGATACCAGGATTAAAGTTATAAGTCCCATTGACGGCGTTAAAATGACCAAATCCCCTGAAAACAATGGTGCCCTTGTGTTTAAACTCAATTATAAAGGTGTAAACGTCCTTTTTACTGGTGATATTGAAAAGGAAGCAGAGAAAATATTATTGGACAACAATGCGGATCTGAAAGCGAATGTTTTAAAAGTTGCACACCATGGGTCGGATACATCTACAACTGAGGGCTTTCTAAATGCTGTTGGCCCGAATGTAGCCATCATCAGTGTTGGGAAGAATAACAGCTTTGGGCATCCTTCAAAGCATGTTATTGATAGGCTTCAAGCTAAAGATGTAAATATTTTAAGGACAGATATTCACGGAACAATCATTATGAGTACAAACGGTAAGGACATCAGGGTGTGGAAGACTTTAGAAGAATAGTTTCTTCAAAAATGTTTTAATAATTTCCAATCTGAAAAGTGTCATATTATGTTAATCCAGCATACTTTATAGTGTTAGTATATTATGTAAATCTAATGAATTGCAGCACAAGACTTGTGATTTATTTGTAT from the Pseudobacteroides sp. genome contains:
- a CDS encoding DUF5050 domain-containing protein, which codes for MKKTLYIFFVIVTFISLSGCQKSDFYNKDFTGMFGNTSENVCQGGLMASTDEYIYLPLKDVVIEISRKTGESVVLENIAPEFGYINVVDGYLFYNASSSEKNRRGLVVQSLDGKFFRQISKTSYYPFIVFEEWIYATNLRGGNLYKINIKNSKITVLAEEPVEEFTLHDNGIFYNNGKELYSISLDGKNKQRLLSDVELKSLIYIKKDNTLIFINSSQKNQICSFNINTKELSYIKNGEYKLIQMFGDNEIVALDSTGLMQSFSLLDGHVDMEISGVTNFQIFDQTLYYFDESKSVYCITGKNQKPTIVYSSEGEISN
- a CDS encoding GNAT family N-acetyltransferase, with protein sequence MNIQSQYVYLKDISYDDIEKILKWYSRVDHFKYATGKDIPVEINELTSIYKESVESDSEFFTGIYKKDSNQMIGILKGRLESTHKNKVWIRTIVIDPHHQRKGYGRESVRLSLSYLKAKGNASEAYLAVAEENVKGRQFWEALGFDFYKKMFSCVKIADKQCEVVIMQKKL
- a CDS encoding SH3 domain-containing protein, translating into MFSFKRALTCVSVSLALSFAVAAYAGAEGNQTGVVKGDILNIRKSPSTSSEVLEQLEKGMKVTIISSSNGWYKVSYNGITGWVSSEFVTVKQVSSSSATINEDDVNLREKATTDALVLKTFSKGTSVSVLSSSDNWYKVRTSDGKIGWVFKDFVSVKSTGSSTVSPTKSSSAKKTTSRGTTEQQRDISQSDDDGKEDAVTDSVSDTRQQLIAYAKKFLGVRYVYGGSSPKGFDCSGFVLYVNNHFGINLERVAADQAKQGTKVSRANLRPGDLVFFDTNGGRNYINHVGIYIGDGMFIHASSGSNARKVVISNLGEGFYSNAYMSARRFLK
- a CDS encoding DNA internalization-related competence protein ComEC/Rec2, which codes for MKRPLLLFSLFLIVGIYVAQFGNLPLFIMTSMLVMSALSIVYLHNKKNIVILIGALIFFFAGAAEFTVINKITLDKFKEFSGKDMQVLGFVCTEPDIKESKTVYTVRTDEIKSEGKSFKIKGKLLVTVPNKDDTPILEYGMDLTVNGKISIPDGKRIPGGFDYRRHLLKSGVSATVYTRGDSIKFMDSSSVNPFVKVGMDLRKRIIGTIKPCLPKEQAALLCGMLIGFTEDMSDEMVDAFSDAGLSHLTAVSGMNIAFIVFPLVFVFKRMRLSQKASNITIIGILIMFLFITGFSPSVTRAVIMAVIILIGQLLRRETDIYTSISFALILLLLYNPYTLFDIGFQLSFAATLSLVLFYKYIKSKLDFKFLPSFVSDVMAATLAAQLGVVPISTMYFNKISIISLISNLVVVPLVEVITILGIIMVIIGQISTFPAELLGLVCNTFLSFILYVAKISSEIPFAVIKITTPSIFGLLIYYLCIIYFLWLKPTYEINLKPRYYVISISIITLIFTVTSFIPKDLKIVFIDVGEGDSQLIVTSDGKTILVDGGGFASKTDFKHNMGDYAVVPFLYDYGVARLDMVISTHGDDDHLQGLLTVFKDIRVDNLIIADGMDLKPYVGLLKLAEAQKTSTKMCKAGDEIVLDSDTRIKVISPIDGVKMTKSPENNGALVFKLNYKGVNVLFTGDIEKEAEKILLDNNADLKANVLKVAHHGSDTSTTEGFLNAVGPNVAIISVGKNNSFGHPSKHVIDRLQAKDVNILRTDIHGTIIMSTNGKDIRVWKTLEE